From Xylanibacter oryzae DSM 17970, a single genomic window includes:
- a CDS encoding HD domain-containing protein translates to MDIIISLDLMEFVEKNILPRYAEFDSAHKISHVQQVIKSSLQLAKTVGADCNMAYTIAAYHDLGLVGPRAIHQITGGKILITDARLKRWFSDEQLNIMKDAIEDHRASASHAPRSIYGKIVAEADRDLDPDHVFRRAIQFGLDKYPDKDRNWQWERFQKHMHEKYSSEGYIHLWIQGSPNAAKLTEVRDILIQPLLLKKYFDRIYDEEQA, encoded by the coding sequence ATGGACATAATAATAAGCCTTGATTTGATGGAATTCGTAGAAAAAAACATTCTACCGCGCTATGCCGAATTTGATAGCGCTCATAAGATAAGTCATGTCCAGCAAGTGATAAAGAGTTCACTTCAACTGGCTAAGACTGTAGGAGCTGATTGCAATATGGCTTATACAATAGCAGCATATCATGATTTGGGACTTGTTGGTCCTCGTGCAATTCATCAGATAACTGGTGGAAAAATACTTATTACTGATGCCCGTCTGAAGCGTTGGTTTAGTGATGAGCAACTTAATATAATGAAAGATGCCATCGAAGATCATAGGGCATCGGCGTCTCATGCACCACGTAGCATCTATGGGAAGATTGTCGCAGAGGCTGATAGAGACCTTGATCCGGATCATGTCTTTAGGCGTGCAATACAGTTTGGTTTAGACAAGTATCCTGATAAAGATAGAAATTGGCAATGGGAGAGATTCCAGAAGCATATGCATGAGAAATACTCAAGTGAAGGTTATATCCATCTTTGGATACAAGGTTCACCTAATGCTGCAAAATTAACAGAGGTACGAGATATATTAATTCAGCCTTTGCTTCTCAAAAAGTATTTTGATAGAATATATGATGAAGAACAAGCTTAA
- a CDS encoding ABC-F family ATP-binding cassette domain-containing protein — protein MITVTNLAIQFGKQVLYKDVNIKFTNGNIYGVIGANGAGKSTLLRAISGELEPTKGTIEMGSGERLSILEQDHFKYDEFKVLDTVLMGHQPLWQNMKERETLYMKTEFSDEDGNHVAELEEKFAEMGGWNAESDAAQMLSNLGIKENLHQKQISELSNTEKVRVMLAKALFGNPDNLLLDEPTNDLDLETVTWLEDYLSNVEQTVLVVSHDRHFLDAVSSQTVDIDFGKVSIFAGNYTFWYESSQLALRQAQNQRQKADEKRKELEEFIRRFSANVAKSKQTTSRKKMLEKLNVEEIKPSSRKYPGIIFQMEREPGNQILEVNNLKAVESDGTVLFDHINFNIEKGQKVVFLSHNSKAMTALFDIINGNRTADAGEYKWGVTITTAYLPLDNTEFFNSDNNLVDWLGQFGVGNEVMMKGYLGRMLFSGEDVMKKVNVLSGGEKMRCMIARMQLKNANCLILDTPTNHLDLESIQAFNNNLTQFKGNILFSSHDHEFIETVADRIIELTPSGTIDKLMDYDQYIYDEDIKAQKEKMYNV, from the coding sequence ATGATAACAGTTACAAATCTTGCAATCCAATTCGGAAAACAAGTCCTTTATAAGGATGTCAACATCAAGTTTACTAACGGTAATATATACGGAGTAATCGGTGCTAACGGTGCCGGGAAATCTACTCTGCTTAGAGCCATAAGCGGTGAACTGGAACCGACAAAGGGAACAATAGAGATGGGATCTGGTGAACGCCTTTCTATATTGGAGCAGGACCACTTTAAATATGATGAATTTAAAGTCCTAGATACCGTACTTATGGGACATCAGCCTCTCTGGCAAAACATGAAGGAGCGAGAAACTCTCTATATGAAAACGGAATTCAGTGATGAAGATGGCAATCATGTTGCTGAACTAGAAGAAAAATTTGCAGAAATGGGCGGATGGAACGCAGAGAGTGATGCTGCACAGATGCTTTCTAATCTTGGCATAAAAGAAAACTTGCACCAAAAGCAGATTAGTGAATTGTCTAACACAGAGAAAGTACGTGTAATGCTTGCTAAGGCATTATTTGGAAATCCAGATAATTTATTACTAGATGAACCTACCAATGACTTGGACCTAGAAACTGTTACATGGCTTGAAGATTATCTTAGCAATGTTGAGCAAACAGTACTTGTTGTGAGCCATGACAGACATTTCCTCGATGCCGTTAGTTCACAAACAGTAGATATTGACTTTGGTAAAGTCTCTATATTTGCAGGTAACTATACTTTCTGGTATGAGAGCTCACAGTTGGCATTGCGCCAAGCGCAGAATCAACGTCAGAAAGCTGATGAAAAACGTAAAGAACTAGAAGAGTTCATTCGTCGATTTTCTGCTAATGTCGCAAAAAGTAAGCAGACAACAAGCCGAAAGAAAATGCTTGAAAAACTTAATGTTGAAGAAATCAAACCATCTTCGCGTAAATATCCTGGAATTATATTCCAAATGGAGCGTGAACCTGGTAATCAAATTTTGGAAGTAAATAATCTTAAGGCTGTTGAGTCTGATGGTACTGTACTTTTTGATCATATCAACTTTAATATCGAAAAAGGTCAAAAAGTAGTTTTTCTAAGCCACAATTCTAAGGCTATGACCGCACTTTTTGACATTATAAACGGTAATCGTACTGCGGATGCTGGAGAATACAAATGGGGAGTTACAATAACTACAGCTTATCTACCTTTGGATAACACGGAGTTTTTCAATAGTGATAATAACTTAGTAGATTGGCTCGGACAATTCGGTGTAGGTAACGAAGTTATGATGAAAGGATATTTAGGAAGGATGCTGTTCAGCGGAGAGGACGTTATGAAAAAAGTAAATGTACTTAGCGGTGGAGAAAAAATGAGATGTATGATTGCACGTATGCAACTTAAAAATGCGAACTGCCTTATTCTTGATACTCCGACTAACCACTTGGATTTGGAGAGTATTCAAGCTTTCAATAATAACCTTACACAATTTAAGGGTAATATATTATTTTCAAGTCACGACCACGAATTCATTGAAACTGTTGCAGATCGCATCATTGAACTTACGCCTAGTGGTACAATTGATAAGCTTATGGATTACGACCAATATATCTATGACGAGGATATAAAGGCACAAAAAGAAAAGATGTATAACGTATAG
- the menA gene encoding 1,4-dihydroxy-2-naphthoate octaprenyltransferase: MEVENTVIKNSMKAWVLAARPKTLAGAAVPIMVGVALAFVDSRMYSINAFSVNAAILCLLFAFIMQIDANFINDFFDYVNGNDDNTRLGPRRACAQGWISVNAMKKGIALTTTIACAVGLPLVLYGGLEMVLIGLICIVFCFLYTTHLSYLGMGDVLVLVFFGIIPVCISYYIQLHTVTLECFIISLACGLVIDTLLIVNNFRDIQNDMKVGKKTIAVTFGAKPTLYLYLIIGFIACGLCFIFFKSGRIWAAILPLVYLAFHFFTFRRMAYIKKGKALNIILGMTARNIFIFGLMVTLGILLK; the protein is encoded by the coding sequence ATGGAAGTAGAGAATACTGTGATAAAGAATTCGATGAAAGCATGGGTTCTTGCAGCAAGACCTAAAACTTTGGCGGGAGCTGCTGTTCCTATAATGGTGGGTGTAGCGCTAGCTTTTGTTGACAGCAGGATGTACTCTATAAATGCGTTCAGCGTAAATGCAGCTATACTCTGTTTGCTATTTGCTTTCATAATGCAGATAGATGCTAACTTCATCAACGACTTTTTTGATTACGTAAATGGCAATGACGATAATACCAGATTAGGCCCAAGAAGGGCTTGCGCCCAAGGGTGGATAAGTGTAAACGCTATGAAAAAAGGTATTGCTCTGACCACAACTATTGCATGTGCCGTAGGTTTACCTCTTGTATTATACGGAGGACTTGAAATGGTACTTATTGGACTGATATGTATTGTATTCTGTTTCCTTTATACCACACATCTTTCTTATTTGGGTATGGGAGATGTCCTAGTACTTGTCTTTTTTGGTATCATACCGGTATGCATATCTTATTATATACAGTTGCACACCGTAACTTTAGAGTGTTTCATTATTTCTTTAGCATGCGGACTCGTAATTGACACTTTATTAATAGTAAATAATTTCCGTGACATACAGAATGACATGAAAGTTGGAAAAAAAACTATTGCAGTAACATTTGGAGCAAAACCAACACTCTATCTGTATCTTATTATCGGATTTATAGCCTGCGGGCTGTGCTTCATTTTCTTTAAATCAGGTCGCATATGGGCTGCAATACTTCCGTTGGTATATCTTGCATTCCATTTCTTCACGTTTAGAAGAATGGCTTATATAAAAAAGGGGAAAGCCCTTAACATTATACTTGGGATGACTGCCAGGAATATATTCATATTCGGATTGATGGTAACACTGGGTATATTATTAAAATAG
- a CDS encoding DUF4492 domain-containing protein: protein MQLKNIIYKIWDLYYDGFKNMRLGKTLWMIIIVKLIIIFVVLKIFFFNDFLSEKAPKGNKAEYVSTQIIDRVKP, encoded by the coding sequence ATGCAGTTAAAGAATATAATATACAAAATATGGGACTTATATTATGATGGGTTCAAAAATATGAGATTAGGAAAAACACTATGGATGATTATAATTGTAAAATTGATTATAATATTCGTGGTGCTAAAGATTTTCTTCTTTAATGATTTTTTGAGCGAAAAAGCTCCTAAAGGGAATAAAGCAGAATACGTATCAACTCAAATTATAGATAGAGTAAAACCTTAA
- a CDS encoding cytochrome d ubiquinol oxidase subunit II: MTYTFLQHYWWFLISLLGALLVFLLFVQGGNSLLMTIGKSDEKRRMLVNSTGHKWEFTFTTLVTFGGAFFASFPLFYSTSFGGAYWLWMIILFTFVLQAVSYEFQNKIGNILGKGTFQTFLMINGILGPILLGGAVATFFDGSNFIIDKGNLTNGFYPIISRWANASNGLDALLDPWNLVFGLAVLYLSRVLGGLYFINNIADDEIRLNARKRLKIDFVLFLITFLAFLIRTILKDGYAVNPNTGLIFMEPMKYLNNMIQMWWLTAIMLVGVILVLWGTVKTLLKDKYYRGIWPTGIGVVLTVLALLLCAGYNNTAYYPSNADIQSSLTIANSCSSEFTLRTMAYVSIFIPFVLAYIVIAWRAMDKKKIDNNDINEGQAY; this comes from the coding sequence ATGACATATACATTTTTACAGCATTATTGGTGGTTCTTAATATCACTTTTAGGAGCCCTTTTGGTTTTTCTCCTGTTTGTACAAGGTGGAAATTCACTACTAATGACTATAGGAAAATCAGATGAAAAAAGGCGTATGCTTGTTAATTCTACAGGACATAAGTGGGAATTTACATTCACAACATTAGTTACTTTTGGAGGAGCATTCTTTGCATCATTTCCTCTATTCTATTCAACAAGTTTTGGAGGGGCTTATTGGCTATGGATGATTATCCTGTTCACATTTGTACTTCAAGCCGTTAGTTATGAATTTCAGAATAAGATAGGAAATATATTAGGTAAAGGAACATTCCAAACCTTTCTTATGATTAATGGCATTCTTGGACCAATATTACTAGGAGGGGCAGTTGCTACGTTCTTCGACGGTTCGAACTTTATAATTGACAAAGGTAATCTAACAAATGGATTTTATCCTATAATTAGTAGATGGGCAAACGCGAGCAATGGACTTGATGCCCTACTCGACCCATGGAACCTTGTATTTGGACTTGCTGTTCTTTATTTATCTAGAGTTCTTGGCGGATTATACTTTATAAATAATATAGCTGATGATGAAATCAGACTAAATGCACGAAAAAGGCTCAAAATAGACTTTGTATTATTTCTGATAACATTTCTTGCCTTTCTAATTAGGACAATACTTAAAGATGGGTATGCTGTGAATCCAAACACAGGATTAATATTCATGGAACCAATGAAATATCTCAATAATATGATCCAGATGTGGTGGTTGACTGCTATTATGCTTGTAGGCGTAATACTTGTTTTATGGGGTACAGTAAAAACCCTGTTAAAAGATAAATATTACAGAGGTATATGGCCTACGGGAATAGGCGTAGTACTAACCGTACTCGCTCTACTGCTTTGTGCAGGATATAACAATACAGCCTATTATCCATCAAATGCAGACATACAAAGTTCGCTTACAATAGCCAACAGTTGCAGTAGTGAGTTTACATTGCGCACAATGGCTTATGTATCTATATTCATACCTTTTGTATTGGCATATATAGTTATCGCGTGGCGAGCTATGGATAAAAAGAAAATAGATAATAATGACATAAATGAAGGACAAGCATATTAA
- a CDS encoding cytochrome ubiquinol oxidase subunit I: MILSDIDISTIDWSRAQFALTAIYHWLFVPLTLGLALIMGIMETCYYRTRNVFWKDTAVFWQKLFGINFAMGIATGIILEFEFGTNWSNYSWFVGDIFGAPLAIEGIVAFFMESTFVAIMFFGWKKVSRGFHLASTWLTGAGATISAWWILVANSWMQYPVGQEFNPDTVRNEMVSFAQVALSPVAIDKFFHTVISTWVIGAIFVIAVSCWYLIKGREKKMAIASIKIAAIIGLISSLLAIHTGDNSAYMVAQTQPMKLAAIEALYEGGNGENLTVISCINPFKQPDYSNSKHASGGISIPNLLSLLATHNTNGFVPGVNDIIKGEYLMRNGKKAISYDEKISRGKVAIKALGDYRKSKAIGDNEAAQRSVKILKSNIDYFGYGYIKDKGELVPYIPICFYAFRVMVGLGIYFVILFACILFIVYRKDISTMKWIHIIALCSLPLGYIVSESGWLVAEFGRQPWTIQDMLPTCAAISDLHPGAVMTTFFIFLVLFSTLLTVEINIMCKAIKKGPDHSKANITND, translated from the coding sequence ATGATTTTATCAGACATTGACATTTCTACTATCGATTGGTCAAGAGCTCAGTTTGCTCTGACTGCAATCTATCATTGGCTCTTTGTACCTCTCACGTTGGGGCTTGCTCTTATAATGGGCATAATGGAGACCTGTTACTACCGAACGCGGAATGTTTTCTGGAAAGACACCGCTGTTTTTTGGCAGAAACTTTTTGGAATCAATTTTGCAATGGGTATAGCTACAGGTATAATACTTGAGTTTGAATTTGGTACTAACTGGAGCAACTATTCATGGTTTGTTGGAGACATCTTTGGAGCCCCCTTGGCAATAGAGGGTATTGTGGCCTTTTTTATGGAATCAACGTTCGTTGCAATAATGTTCTTCGGATGGAAAAAGGTCTCAAGAGGATTTCATCTTGCTTCTACATGGTTGACAGGAGCCGGTGCAACAATTTCTGCATGGTGGATTCTTGTAGCCAACTCATGGATGCAATATCCTGTTGGTCAAGAGTTTAATCCAGATACTGTAAGAAATGAAATGGTTAGTTTCGCACAGGTTGCTCTTTCACCCGTTGCAATAGATAAATTCTTCCATACCGTTATCTCCACTTGGGTAATTGGTGCAATTTTTGTTATAGCTGTAAGTTGTTGGTACCTAATAAAAGGACGTGAAAAGAAGATGGCTATAGCAAGCATCAAGATTGCAGCTATAATTGGATTAATATCTTCGCTGCTTGCCATACACACAGGAGATAACAGTGCATATATGGTTGCACAAACACAACCCATGAAATTAGCTGCAATAGAAGCATTATACGAAGGTGGCAATGGAGAAAACCTCACTGTAATATCATGCATTAATCCCTTTAAACAACCGGATTATTCAAATAGTAAACATGCTTCAGGTGGCATATCAATACCAAATTTACTTTCTCTTTTGGCAACTCACAATACAAATGGATTTGTTCCAGGTGTAAATGATATTATAAAAGGAGAATATTTAATGCGAAATGGCAAAAAAGCTATATCGTATGATGAAAAGATAAGCCGTGGAAAAGTCGCGATAAAAGCTCTTGGTGATTATCGCAAATCAAAAGCTATTGGCGATAATGAAGCGGCACAAAGGTCTGTAAAGATATTAAAGTCCAACATTGATTATTTTGGGTACGGGTATATAAAAGACAAAGGAGAGTTGGTTCCATATATTCCGATTTGCTTTTATGCCTTCAGAGTAATGGTTGGCCTTGGCATTTACTTTGTGATACTATTCGCCTGTATATTGTTTATAGTTTATCGCAAAGACATATCAACAATGAAGTGGATTCATATTATCGCATTATGCTCCCTACCACTTGGATATATTGTGAGTGAATCAGGATGGCTCGTTGCCGAATTCGGCAGACAACCATGGACAATTCAAGATATGCTACCAACATGTGCAGCTATATCCGATTTGCATCCAGGAGCTGTAATGACTACGTTCTTCATCTTTCTAGTACTTTTCTCTACACTTCTTACAGTTGAAATAAATATTATGTGTAAAGCTATAAAAAAGGGACCCGATCACAGCAAAGCAAATATTACTAATGATTAA
- a CDS encoding nucleotide exchange factor GrpE: MSKHRQNNMSKEEKIKKNVEDEKKVDTTNVEKNEVDNTEDTTAKDEDSQKEANSQENEQEIKDPLELANAKIDELKDKYLRAVAEFDNYRKRTIKEKAELILNGSERTISAVLPILDDMERALANSDKTEDPKVLKEGMDLIFQKFGKVLEGLGLKKIDTTDKDFDTDFHEAIAMVPGMGEDKKGKVLDCVQAGYTLNDKVIRHAKVAVGQ, encoded by the coding sequence ATGAGCAAACATAGACAGAACAATATGAGTAAAGAAGAAAAAATAAAAAAGAACGTTGAAGACGAAAAAAAAGTAGATACTACAAACGTCGAGAAAAACGAAGTTGATAATACAGAAGACACAACTGCAAAGGATGAAGATTCGCAAAAAGAAGCAAACTCTCAGGAAAATGAGCAGGAAATAAAAGATCCTCTGGAATTGGCTAACGCAAAAATAGATGAACTTAAAGATAAATATCTTAGAGCTGTAGCTGAATTTGATAATTATCGTAAACGCACAATAAAAGAAAAAGCAGAATTGATTCTCAATGGTTCTGAAAGAACTATTTCTGCTGTATTACCCATATTAGATGATATGGAGAGAGCGCTTGCAAATTCAGATAAGACAGAAGACCCAAAAGTTTTGAAAGAAGGGATGGACCTTATATTTCAGAAGTTTGGCAAAGTGCTTGAAGGACTTGGACTAAAAAAGATTGATACGACAGACAAAGACTTTGATACAGACTTCCACGAAGCTATTGCTATGGTACCTGGTATGGGAGAAGATAAAAAAGGAAAGGTACTTGACTGCGTTCAAGCCGGATATACTCTAAATGACAAAGTTATACGTCACGCAAAAGTGGCTGTGGGACAATAA
- a CDS encoding calcineurin-like phosphoesterase C-terminal domain-containing protein, translating into MNKVKTTILTLLLSSTVLTTATAQSFNITIKGRVCDTNGKGIPDVVVNDGVHFIKTDIKGSYSITPDTMVSKFIEISTPATYELPQKSGIASGFYVTIKNAIKGNKQKEYYEFKLKPRKAITDKFFYIAISDPQMLSEHDFNRWNTETVENLKKETAKMKKEHEVVGATLGDLVFENIRMWGKYKKSIENLGMTLFNCIGNHDFDSRFPELIRAKKGSSGFAEMNYYRFFGPTCYSFNIGKIHIVTVKNIDYMGRGKYVERMTPGEIAWLKKDLSFVPKGSTIFVNMHAAAWNKWDKSGNLRNFSELESILREYDAHVFCGHTHYYENEEPAGTLYQHNIGAACGAWWFGDVNRDGAPNGYLIVDVNGKDIKWHYKSTKDPISYQFRIYRQGEFRSQKDYIVANVWDYDNKCKMEWYQDGKLIGNMDQFLDQDENYLKIMRNKNYSCHTSHLFRVKPSAEAKNIELVFTNRFGEKYAETINLK; encoded by the coding sequence ATGAACAAAGTAAAAACAACAATATTAACTTTATTACTTTCTAGCACCGTACTAACAACCGCAACAGCACAGAGTTTCAACATTACAATAAAAGGAAGAGTATGTGATACAAATGGTAAAGGAATACCAGACGTTGTTGTAAATGACGGAGTACATTTCATAAAAACAGACATAAAAGGTTCCTATTCTATAACACCTGATACTATGGTTAGCAAGTTTATTGAGATATCTACCCCTGCAACATATGAATTGCCACAAAAAAGCGGCATTGCTAGCGGATTCTATGTAACAATAAAAAATGCAATAAAAGGCAATAAGCAAAAGGAATACTATGAGTTCAAATTGAAACCAAGAAAGGCCATTACAGATAAATTCTTTTATATTGCAATATCTGATCCACAAATGCTAAGCGAGCACGACTTTAACAGATGGAATACCGAAACGGTAGAGAATCTAAAAAAAGAAACTGCTAAGATGAAAAAGGAACATGAGGTTGTAGGAGCTACGCTTGGAGATCTTGTATTCGAAAATATAAGAATGTGGGGGAAATATAAAAAGTCAATAGAGAATCTTGGAATGACACTTTTCAATTGTATCGGAAACCACGACTTTGACAGCAGATTTCCAGAACTAATCAGAGCGAAAAAAGGTTCTTCTGGTTTTGCTGAAATGAATTATTATAGGTTTTTCGGACCAACTTGCTACTCTTTTAATATAGGTAAGATTCACATTGTAACAGTGAAAAATATCGATTATATGGGCAGAGGAAAATATGTAGAGAGAATGACACCCGGAGAAATAGCATGGTTGAAAAAAGATTTAAGTTTTGTACCTAAGGGGTCAACTATATTCGTTAATATGCATGCTGCAGCTTGGAACAAATGGGATAAATCTGGAAATCTTCGCAATTTTTCAGAACTGGAATCTATTTTGCGGGAGTATGACGCGCATGTATTTTGTGGACATACACATTACTATGAAAACGAAGAGCCAGCAGGTACACTATACCAACATAATATAGGTGCAGCTTGTGGTGCATGGTGGTTTGGCGATGTAAATAGAGATGGTGCTCCAAACGGATATTTGATTGTGGATGTTAACGGTAAAGATATTAAATGGCACTATAAATCTACAAAAGATCCTATTTCTTATCAATTCCGTATATATAGACAAGGTGAATTCCGCTCACAGAAAGATTATATTGTTGCAAATGTATGGGACTACGATAATAAATGTAAAATGGAATGGTACCAAGACGGAAAACTAATTGGTAATATGGATCAATTTTTGGACCAAGATGAAAATTATCTTAAGATTATGCGCAACAAGAACTATAGCTGCCATACATCACATCTGTTCAGAGTAAAGCCATCTGCTGAAGCAAAGAATATAGAGTTGGTATTCACTAACAGATTTGGAGAAAAATATGCTGAAACAATAAACTTAAAATAA
- a CDS encoding RluA family pseudouridine synthase, translating into MRNINRNDSNNYNLYTVNEESGILEFLLKNVNGESKTKIKATLNGRGIKVNGKTVSQFDYMLKPGMKVSVSKTKKNNPFKSRYVKIVYEDKWLVVIEKNIGILSMAGGHSSLNVKSVLDEYFRKSRQKCTAHVVHRLDRDTSGLMIYAKDIETEQILEHNWHQIVYDRRYVAVVSGEMENDEGTVNNWLKDNKAYITYSSPIDNGGKYAVTHYHVLKRTTDHSLVEFKLETGRKNQIRVHTQDLGHPVCGDIKYGNGDDPLHRLCLHAYMLCFTHPATGEPMEFEIPIPTIFRSLFK; encoded by the coding sequence ATGAGAAATATAAATAGAAATGATTCTAACAATTATAACCTTTATACGGTAAACGAGGAATCTGGAATATTAGAGTTCTTGCTTAAGAATGTTAATGGTGAGAGTAAAACTAAAATAAAAGCTACATTAAACGGAAGGGGCATAAAGGTAAACGGTAAAACTGTTTCGCAATTTGACTACATGCTAAAACCAGGAATGAAAGTTTCTGTAAGTAAAACTAAGAAAAATAACCCTTTCAAAAGTCGATATGTCAAGATTGTATACGAAGACAAGTGGCTAGTTGTAATAGAAAAGAACATAGGTATTTTATCTATGGCCGGAGGACACTCATCACTAAACGTAAAATCTGTACTGGATGAATACTTCAGAAAAAGCAGACAAAAGTGTACAGCTCATGTTGTACACCGACTAGATAGGGATACTAGTGGACTGATGATTTATGCCAAAGATATTGAAACAGAACAAATATTGGAGCATAATTGGCATCAAATAGTCTACGACCGCAGATATGTAGCTGTAGTAAGTGGCGAAATGGAAAACGATGAAGGAACTGTAAATAATTGGCTTAAAGATAACAAAGCATACATTACATATTCTTCACCAATTGATAACGGTGGAAAATATGCCGTTACCCATTACCATGTATTAAAACGTACCACAGACCATTCACTAGTAGAATTTAAGTTGGAAACTGGCCGTAAAAACCAGATTAGAGTACATACTCAAGACCTTGGCCATCCTGTATGTGGAGACATTAAATACGGTAATGGTGACGATCCTTTACACAGACTGTGTCTACATGCCTATATGTTGTGTTTTACACATCCAGCAACTGGAGAACCGATGGAATTTGAAATTCCTATTCCTACTATATTCAGAAGTTTATTTAAATAA
- the dnaJ gene encoding molecular chaperone DnaJ: MAKRDYYEVLGVNKSASEDEIKKAYRKIAIKYHPDRNPGDKKAEEKFKEAAEAYDVLHDAQKKQQYDQFGFDAPGSGGFGGGFNGNMNMDDIFSMFGDIFGGHGGFSGFGGGRQSRPQQFRGSDLRLKVRLGLEEIANGVTKKFKVKKDITCSHCNGTGAETGSSSETCPTCHGSGYITHTTQSIFGMMQTQGVCPTCGGEGKVIKNKCHICGGSGVTKGEEVVEINIPAGVAEGMVVNVPNKGNAGKRNGMAGNIQVYIEEEENDTFVRDGQDLIYNLLLDFPTATLGGTVEIPTITGNKLKMKIDEGTQPGKTMRLKGKGLPAVRGYGNGIGDIIINISVYVPKFLNREEKETIEKMRDSDNFKGDSDTKRSIFQKFKNYFN, from the coding sequence ATGGCAAAAAGAGACTACTATGAAGTGCTTGGAGTAAACAAAAGCGCCTCTGAAGATGAGATAAAAAAAGCATACCGAAAGATTGCTATAAAATATCATCCGGACCGAAATCCAGGTGACAAAAAGGCAGAAGAAAAGTTCAAAGAAGCTGCAGAGGCTTATGATGTACTGCATGATGCTCAGAAGAAGCAACAGTATGACCAATTCGGTTTCGATGCACCTGGATCTGGTGGATTTGGTGGAGGTTTCAATGGAAATATGAATATGGATGATATATTCTCTATGTTCGGGGATATTTTTGGAGGCCATGGCGGATTTAGCGGATTTGGGGGTGGAAGACAGTCTCGCCCACAACAATTTCGTGGTAGTGACTTACGACTTAAGGTTAGACTTGGTTTAGAGGAAATTGCTAATGGTGTTACAAAAAAATTCAAAGTAAAGAAAGATATAACTTGTTCACACTGCAATGGAACAGGAGCTGAAACAGGTAGTTCTTCTGAAACTTGTCCAACATGTCATGGTAGCGGATACATTACTCATACTACTCAGAGTATTTTCGGAATGATGCAAACACAAGGAGTTTGTCCTACTTGTGGAGGCGAAGGCAAAGTAATAAAGAACAAATGTCATATTTGTGGTGGCTCTGGTGTAACTAAAGGTGAAGAGGTCGTTGAAATAAACATCCCTGCAGGTGTAGCTGAAGGCATGGTTGTGAATGTTCCAAACAAGGGTAATGCTGGAAAACGTAACGGCATGGCCGGTAACATACAAGTCTACATAGAAGAAGAAGAAAATGACACATTTGTAAGAGATGGTCAGGACCTCATATATAATCTATTACTAGACTTCCCTACAGCAACATTAGGTGGAACTGTAGAAATTCCGACAATTACCGGGAATAAACTTAAAATGAAAATTGACGAAGGTACTCAACCTGGTAAAACGATGCGCCTTAAAGGGAAAGGACTTCCTGCTGTAAGGGGTTATGGCAATGGCATAGGTGACATTATAATAAATATTAGCGTATACGTTCCAAAATTCCTAAATAGAGAAGAAAAAGAAACTATTGAAAAAATGAGGGATAGCGATAATTTCAAGGGTGACTCAGATACCAAACGAAGTATCTTCCAAAAATTCAAAAATTATTTTAATTAA